The DNA region cgcgagagagcgagagagagagagagagagagagagagagagagagagagtgtgagtgagtgcggGTGTGAATATACAGGATCTGTGTGACAGGCATAAGGTGAGAAGAAGTATAATGAGATTATACACAGATTTAGACGTGTTACAGGCAGAGATGACACTTACAGGATGATAGTGTGTTTGTATACGGTGCAGGAAGCCAGTGTAGttgatgtagtgtgtgtgtgtgtgtgtgtgtgtgttatgagaCTTTCTGTTTCCAAGGTTGATTAACACACAGGCTTCCTTTCTCCCCAGTGGCCCTGCTGCGCAGAATGACCACCTTCTTCGGACCCCGAAGGTAAACGCACACACTTTAAGGAACCGAACGGCATCGGCGCTGCTCTCTCTGACTCTTCCTCCCTGTTCGGTCCTTTCGGCCCAGTCGCTGTCCCTCTCGCTGCACATAAAGCACGAAGGAGGTTCTCCCAGCTCACCGCCCCGACCGTCTGAGGACACCCACTCTGACCGGTACCAGGTGAGGTGAAGGTACCCTCCACCCACTAACATGACTGCTCAAAGTCAGCGTATCCGAGTGTTTAAAAGGTTTGATTAGTGCCTTAAAGGAGCGCTGGACTAGTAGTTAACAACGCCATAAAAACATAGTTTTCCCCTGGTGTGTTGCCAATGACGCACCAGTTTTATTAGCCTGAAGTGCAGCAAACACTCAGCGCTTAGAGCCAGTTTCAGTCCAGCCggttgttttgtttcagggaCTTTATGAAATCAAATTGAGCAGAGAGACATGTTGCTGACGCTGCTCTTGTGTGCGTTCGTTTGCAGACGTTCCTCCGCGTGCGCGCCAACAGGCACACGAGGCTCAACGGTAGGTTGCTGCATGAGCGCTCCACCGCTGCCGGGCTCAGTTAGCCATTAACCCAGCGTCAATAGGCTGAAATTTAAAAAGCAACCAGTGGcagctgagtttttttttttaaacacccTAGTTCCTTTTGTTCGTGCTAATGCGGCCGGTTTCATGTTCCATCccacccaacccccccccccccccccccccccccctccctcgcgAGTGCTTGAGATGTCACCCCCTTTCCCACACCATCTCCACCGGCCTAGCGCCCACACGAGCAGAGGAGCCATTAACCTTTCAACCTTGACCTCTTGATATGTTAACAGTCGATGACCTCTGCTGGTGCAGGTGCTACGTCAAATCTGCCCCATTACGTCCCCACAGCGCAGGAGCCCACCTAGACTGCACACAAGCTGGTAAGACGTGCCCAGAAGCACTTTGTTCGTCCTCACACTCATTTTGTAATCGGTCCCGATGAACAAGAATCAGGCACATGCTCTTCTATTCATCCAACACATTTACATGGTTATAGAAAACAAACCCGCCATGTGTTTATTCTTTCAACAATTattacaatgttttattaacgcttaataaacacatttgttcaaaaGTAATTCATGAAAGAGCCTCCTGTTTAAGAACATGCAAGTGTAAGTGTTGGAACAAATAAGCTTTTAATCATGGAGCCAACACTGATCTAAGGAGCCAGAGTTAATTATTTTTAAGCCATTAATTCAGTAACTACATTATGAACTCATATACCACAATAGTACGATGACAGTGTTTTTAATATAGGCATGCATGTATATTGTAATGCCCAGCGTCCTTAAAGCAGACATCTCACTAGCGGCATTATTAGCGCTGAGATGCTGCGGCTCGGAGCCGACTCCTCCGACTGCCGGTGCTGTCGAGGTCTGTTAGTCTTTATTGGGTCTTATAACAGGACAGCATAATGAGCTTCTAAATACACGTCAGGGAgggggaaaagaagaagaggagcgggggggggtcGCTCCTCTGTTGATTAATCAACCTCTCTCCCTGTTTGATGAGCTCTTCCTCATCTATGACCGTCTCTTTAACCCTCATTATGtttgtggcggcggcggcgcccgggTCACGGCCGCCGCCTCGCCGCACGCTCCCCTCGGCGAGGGCCACTGTCATCCGCGGAGAATTAGGGAGCCCTAAAACTTAATGTCCCCTCATGCAATCTGCAGTCGGCCGGGTCACAGTGGGAGAGGAGGTGCAGTTGGTGTTCTGCGATGTTAACTTTTATGTCGGAGGAGAGAGTGGGGGCTGAGGGGACGAGTGCTGCACTGACCGCTCGCGGTGTTTATGGAGCGCTCGCTTCAGGTGGAGCTGCACCTACTGTGTGTGGGTTGAGCGTCGTACTCGGCCGCGTTAGTTCACCTGTAGGATAAGATTGTAAGATTGATATTTGTAAATGTCACCGTGAACAGAGCAAACAGCACACGGCCGGTCAGTGTCGTTTCCTcacgtgcgtgtgtttttttttttctgcttccagTTAGGATTGGAAaactgaagaggaggaaaccggAGGACGGGCAGGTACGTGTTATTTGTGATATTTGTATCCTTGACATTTTTACTGCAAAcaaagatgaataaatataacGTGCAAAGGGCAAGCTGGGAGAATGCCGGTGGTCTGGAGCCCTGACACTGCTGACTGCCTTTGTTCAAGTATCATCAGGATCACTGTCAGCTCGGTGTGTATCCATGTGAAAACACCACCGGCGTTGGTTCACAGCTATGAAAACATAGACGCAGATACCTGGCTGGAGGTTATGAGAGACATATGGACATACTCAAGCAGACAGTaaaggagcgtgtgtgtgtgtgtgtgtgtgtgtgtgtgtgtgtgtgtgtgtgtgtgtgtgtgtgtgtgtgtgtgtgtgtgtgtgcgtgtgtgcgtgtgtgcgtgtgtgcgtgcgtgtgtgcgtgtgtgtgtgtgtgtgtgtgtgtgtgtgtgtgtcctaggAGGGCTCAGTGGACCTGGTGCCCCTGGAAGACGAGTGGAATGAGAGGAGAAGGATACAGATGACGTCCATAGTGGGAGGCTTTAAAGGCAagtataagtgtgtgtgtgtgtgtgtgtgtgtgtgtgtgtgtgtgtgtgtgtgtgtgtgtgtgtgtgtgtgtgtgtgtgtgtgtgtgtgtgtgtgtgtgtgtgtgtgtgtgtgtgtgtcatcggGGCATCGGCGTGTGTGTGATCTCGCGCTGTGGAGGGTTAATAATGTGATTGAGTGGCAGCTGGAATAACCACTGAACTTTTCAGTCCGGATTACAGACGAGCAGGACGCCTCCAGGTCTGTTTAATGCTAACCGTTTCCTTTAACCGACAAGAAAGCTCTGACCTGCAAACCTGTTACACACCGGCCGACCCGGCGGCTCCCTCCAAAAGCGGCCGCGTCCTGACCTTCTGCGCGTGCATCTGCCGACAGGTGCGGTGCTGGTGAGCGCGGCGGCCAAGGAGTGTCGAGACAGCGACGCCGACCTGGACGTGGACGGAGACGACACCCTGGAGTACGGCAGAGCCCAGTATCCTTTCACAGCCAAGGGAGGAAAGCcgagagggaggaaacagattcacacacacacacacacacacacacacacacacacacacacacacacacacacacacacacacacacacacacaaccatcaCCCCGAGAGCTACTTCCTGTTAGCCTGTAGCTGCACCTTTTTACATTATAAATTACCTTTCAATATAAACTCTCTTTTCTAGTTTTTCCTGAGTTTTGCTCATAGATACACTGAGACAGATGTTATTCCCTGCACAGGAGAAAGCTCCAAGGAAACATTAGTGAAGTACGTATCCGACCTGATCATAATTGaatcacacacactaaaaatgtaaaagtagtTAATAAAGgtctgtttatttcttttttcagcagcagcataaTGCCAGACTCCAGAGTAAACCTGGACTTTTCCAAATGGTCAAATGACGGTGAGCTTTGTATTTTCTTAAGGaaaatatttgacatttttaacaatTGTATAGAAATAGGCCAAACAGTAGAAACGACTGAGTTCTGATGCTTccgtttgtttttctcctgtcGTTCATCCAGGGAGTCCGTCCACCAGCAGTGGAGAGAAGGTGGACAGCAGCATCGTTGGTCTCTCCAAAACCTGCAAGAACACAGAGATAGAGACGTAAGTTTAGCCTCAAGTCACTCAGTTCTCACGACAAACAGATGCGTCACGTGGCAGTTTTATATGGAAATCATTCAAGTAAAAGCGTACAGATGTTTGGCTGCGTTTTCATCACAAAactgtcttttttttagtttttgtcaCATCTTAACCATTAGAAGtgacagaaaacatttaaaatcaataaaaactcATTTTATTCCATTTATATTGATCACTTCCAGCTCGGGTGCGAAGTAGAAGGCAGGTGTGAAAGGGGGTGTAACAGCAGGACGGCCTCACTGTAGGACGCAGCAGCTCAGAGTACCTGCTCCCACCGATACTGTATATATTCAGTGTGATGATATCATCAATCAAGGTCACAGCAGGCGACGCACGCGTGTACATACATTTAATCATGCTTAACACGTTGTCTGTgcccatgtacagtatgtttgctcAGAGACGCCGGCCCGTAgtcggccgtgtgtgtgtgtgtgtgtgtgtgtgtgtgtgtgtgtgtgtgtgtgtgtgtgtgtgtgtgtgtgtgtgtgtgtgtgtgtgtgtctttgtgaggACCCTGACACTTAAGCCCCGCCCTCTCTGCCACACCTCCACCTATGATAAATGAGACAGCGAATGCAGGCAACGTGATTGCTGCTAAATTTCATGCTCAGTGTCCATGTTGGCCAGCGAATAATTTAATCTGTCTTCGATTTATAAATGACTTTCCAGTTCCTGCCTAACTCGTGCACCCTCCCTGCTCCGCTCCTTATcgtccatctgtgtgtgtgtgtgtgtgtgtgtgtgtgtgtgtgtgtgtgtgtgtgtgtgtgtgtgtgtgtgtgtgtgtgtgtgtgtgtgtgtgtgtgtgtggagacaggCCCTCCGAGGACTCCACGCTGACAACTCTGGACACACTTAAAGCTCGGATACGGGACTTGGAGAGACAGTTGTCTAAAGGCGACCGCTTTAAATGCCTCATCTGCATGGTGAGTACAGCAGATTAAGCATACAACACAGGGAAAACAGCATAGTAATGCAGACACTAATGACCACCCTGTTGGGACCCATGCTTTGAGTAAATGAATGTTATCATGCTGTTTTTAAGTGCAGTGTGAAGATATTGaaatataacattttattacatcCTTCTGTAGATTTTCATTTATTCACCTGGTGTTTCTTTCTATATTATCAGTCCTgcattattttactttaatatttacaaaaacattataaattatTCTTGTCGCTGACCTGCAGAGAATTAATGCAAACTATTAATTTTTGTGTAAAAtacaaagcatttatttattatccgCTTTATGTGGATATTTCTGTGTTTCCTGGACTTTGATAATGTTTTCACCACTTTTACTGTATTGTGTTCTATGGAGTGACTGTTAAAGTGATTATAAAAGAATACTTCATGATGAACATTATGGCTGAGATGACTCTGTTAACACACACTTCTATTATTTGTATTGTATGTTGTATCTAACTGCTTTAAATTAGTTTGTTATGAAGCAACGTCTTCTGCTGAGATTGTAGTTTGTGAGGGCACCTAGTGGCCGGTTCTGGTACTGCAGGTAACTAACCCGTATTCTTTCTGTCTGGTTCTTCCTGCAGGACACGTACACGACCCCGCTCACCTCTATTCAGTGCTGGCATGTTCACTGTGAGGAGTGTTGGCTTCGAACACTGGTAAAGCCTCAGATGTGTTCTAACTAACTTGAGcatgaaaatgtattaaaatgtcCAGAAGATGTTTAAcaaatgttgctttttttctttttttttagggAGCAAAGAAGTTGTGTCCTCAGTGCAACACCATCACCTCACCTGGAGACCTGAGGCGGGTTTACCTGTGACTCCGCCCACAGGGCACCAGGACATTGgcttcttctgctgcagccagtcaGGGTTGGATTTGTGGGCAGCTGGCCTGTCATAAAttcccaccctcctcctcctcaccttcctttGTGTATTCTTCCCATCCACTAACATTTGACAGTTTGAAGAATCGCAGGTGTGACTTTCCTCTACAGCCTTGTACAATGTCCATGTTCCTGAGGCGCCATCAGCCAAACGTGCAGAAATGTTTAAAACCAGAGCTCAGGCACTAAAACGCATTTTGGGACAATATTTATGGATTTTCTAAGCTTTTGGTCTATTTTATGAGGAGAAGAAAAATAGCTGAATTAAAGCACATGtacatagtgtgtgtgtttggattgATGTGTTTATAAGATGTTGACTAGCAGAACAGTGtgactgtatttactgtacagagcTTTTTCTGATCAGCTAAGTTCTTGTTTGTTTAGCTCATTTGTAGGTTGGAGACAGTCTCAGTAATCCCATCGCATTTAGACTCATTTCATCTTTGTCACTGCTGTGTTTCTTTGTATAGGGTCATTCAATCTAATTTTATCAATGTTACTACAATAAAACGTGAGTCTAAAATGTGTGAGGGTATTTACTACACTGTATTTATTGCATGTGATGCGGATTTGGGCTTTGACAGAAACCAGGTACGGGAGCTCACGTGGGTCATTCCTGTTGACAGCCCAGTCATGACAACGACAACTCTGTGATGCGTTCAAGATTTGGGTCAGTGTAGGATTAACCAGACAGAGGCCATTGCAACTCAAcctatagatagatagatagatagatagacagacagacagacagacagacagacagacagacagacagatagatagatagatagataggttGGGTGTGGttaagtaataaagtaaatttgtgaaaaaataaatttgTGAAAGTTATTgcgcctctgctgcagcacatctgGGCATCATATAGACCACATCTGAACCAGAAACAAAAGCAGGTCGATCGATCCACGTACAACAGCCGGGTCAGCGGATCCGGATCAGAGTTAAACAGGGCGACGCACGAAACGGGGATCAGACGGAAAGTGAGCGTTCTGGCAGAACACCGTGGTCGGTGATTAACCGATGATAAACAGGAAACGGACCATAAATGGAAATGACTGGGAAACAGATAGGGGGAGTGAAAGTGCATGCGCGCGTGCGTGAACCAACACATTGAATGAATATATAAAAACACCCAGACTTAAAAAATCAAACAGAAAATGGAGCTGCACCAGCGAAAAAGCGACTCTTCTCGCCTCAAAGCGAGGCCAGTGTGGATCAAAACACGGACACGTGATGGGAGGTGGGGCTGATTTAGAGCGACACTGAGCGGCTTCACGCTCACACATCCTCTGCTGACGAAACCGTCCACGGAACGAGCAGCACAGGTACGTTTGAGTTCGTTTTTATTGTTGTCATTAATGAATTCTaattgtaaacaaaacaaaacaaaaggcacaaCACCAAAGTAAACATGcatttattagtttaatttAGGGTTAGACATATACTTCACTTTAGGAGTTTACTTAAAGTATTTTACTCAAATTAGTACTCATTATTTAGTACTGTGAGTAATCTGTGTTCAGGAAATGTAATAATACAAACTCAATTAGAGGAAAATGTATGTTAAAAAGCAAAAGCTTGATTTAGTACAGATTCGAGTTATAAATACTTCATCTCAACATTTAAAGGATCTAGTGGATATAATGTTGCATACTGGGTGATGCAGAAAAGTATTAACAAGTATCAGAACGTACTTTAGTACATTTATATACGTATGTAGTGGTTGACTTCTGAGTCCTGTGTTACTGAGTAATTGTGCTAATGCGGATTTTAAATGAACTGGTTCAACATTGTCCCTGAAACTTCGTCTTCGAGCGCAGCAGGTAAACTTGTCCCGGACCTCTTGTGTCTCCTGGCTCAGATCCAATTAATCCTGCTGACTGACCTGGCGTGACTTCATTAACGCAGGTTCTTAGAATTAACCTCAGGGCCTCTGGCTGTCTAACGAGTCAGCAATTAGGACACGgacatgttttaatattttaattaaggAGATAACATTCATAATTTCTTGATGTCAGGTAATTATCAGTGGCGAGTGAATCCAAAGCGGTACACGGGCCAAAGGTCTGCTTTTAACCCTCCGTGTGCATGTTGGGATGCGTCCTCATGGCAGCGTGCCGCTCAGGAGAAGCTTGGATCAAAGGATTAGCTTTACTGCATCTTAGAGCAGCTAAGACAAGAGCTTTACCAGCACTTTGCATGGAAAGCAAGGGAATCGAGCAACAGGTGGAGGGTCTCGATAGGAACGACAAAATCTCCAAATCATGTCTAAAGCGATGCCCTGCGTTCTGGTCTAAaaacgtctgcctcacctccAACGGTGAACGTCCACTGGCACAAAACAGCCGATGCCTAATCTGCCCCTGGCACCAACCCGAGCTCACCCTGTCCCCCGTCTGTCCGTCCCAGAACCATGTCAGGTCCGAGGCCCGTCGTCCTGAGCGGCCCCTCTGGAGTGGGGAAGAGCACGCTGATGAAGAGGCTGATGAAGGATTATGAAGGCGTCTTCGGCTTCAGCGTGtcacgtacgtgtgtgtgtgtgtgtgtgtgtgtgtgtgtgtgtgtgtgtgtgtgtgtgtgtgtgtgtgtgtgtgtgtgtgtgtgtgtgtgtgcgcgcctgtctgaggaggaagctCCGGCCTGTAGATGTGTGTCAGTGAATGGTGTCATGCCCATGAGTGGATGATCTGGAAGTCTGATAATGCTGCTACTTTATCATTTACGAATGCTTCCACTTGCAGACACAACGAGGAACCCTCGACCCGGAGAGGAAGACGGCAAAGGTACAGCAGCTCCATCCCGACGCAGGATTGTCTCAGACGCCTGTCGAGTTTTAGTTCTCCACACGTAGGAGGTGCTTGGTGTTTGTAGTCCCTTCACGCTGTGACCCCCCGTCACATTGATGAATGAACTGATGAGGCTCCGGTTTACTGTACCACGTTTCCCAGCCTCCCCTGCCTGTCTGCTCCACAATACCAACGACGCCCACATTACTTCTTACTCCCAAGTGAACTGCACAAATGGCTTTGTCTCCACTGTTCAGCTCCCTCGCCATAAAGGGATAAACGTCTTTGTGCCTTCTTTGCTTTCTCCGTAGGGCTGAACAGGCTCCCTATGCTTCTG from Betta splendens chromosome 4, fBetSpl5.4, whole genome shotgun sequence includes:
- the rnf220b gene encoding E3 ubiquitin-protein ligase RNF220 isoform X2 → MDLHRPFKMDSPSYLPAPLASPALMVLASTAEAGRDASVPCQAPRPFGVPASVEKELHLPFPSASYTFTSMYQRQGPMSGTFPSRDFPASLLHLHPQFTPPNLDCSTLGMLNHSGVGAFRPFSSPQEERESGGYQSAFTPAKRLKSCFPEVEGKEFDFGSMGGVLKAGEDSGRKLFSMSGLLSDGDASLSPEERKEHSKVKGVYDAQAPMCPVCQTVLRPGELQEHMEQELAKVAHLQISGPAAQNDHLLRTPKSLSLSLHIKHEGGSPSSPPRPSEDTHSDRYQTFLRVRANRHTRLNVDDLCWCRCYVKSAPLRPHSAGAHLDCTQAVRIGKLKRRKPEDGQEGSVDLVPLEDEWNERRRIQMTSIVGGFKGAVLVSAAAKECRDSDADLDVDGDDTLEYGRAQYTETDVIPCTGESSKETLVNSIMPDSRVNLDFSKWSNDGSPSTSSGEKVDSSIVGLSKTCKNTEIETPSEDSTLTTLDTLKARIRDLERQLSKGDRFKCLICMDTYTTPLTSIQCWHVHCEECWLRTLGAKKLCPQCNTITSPGDLRRVYL
- the rnf220b gene encoding E3 ubiquitin-protein ligase RNF220 isoform X3 translates to MDLHRPFKMDSPSYLPAPLASPALMVLASTAEAGRDASVPCQAPRPFGVPASVEKELHLPFPSASYTFTSMYQRQGPMSGTFPSRDFPASLLHLHPQFTPPNLDCSTLGMLNHSGVGAFRPFSSPQEERESGGYQSAFTPAKRLKSCFPEVEGKEFDFGSMGGVLKAGEDSGRKLFSMSGLLSDGDASLSPEERKEHSKVKGVYDAQAPMCPVCQTVLRPGELQEHMEQELAKVAHLQISGPAAQNDHLLRTPKSLSLSLHIKHEGGSPSSPPRPSEDTHSDRYQTFLRVRANRHTRLNVRIGKLKRRKPEDGQEGSVDLVPLEDEWNERRRIQMTSIVGGFKGAVLVSAAAKECRDSDADLDVDGDDTLEYGRAQYTETDVIPCTGESSKETLVNSSIMPDSRVNLDFSKWSNDGSPSTSSGEKVDSSIVGLSKTCKNTEIETPSEDSTLTTLDTLKARIRDLERQLSKGDRFKCLICMDTYTTPLTSIQCWHVHCEECWLRTLGAKKLCPQCNTITSPGDLRRVYL
- the rnf220b gene encoding E3 ubiquitin-protein ligase RNF220 isoform X4 — its product is MDLHRPFKMDSPSYLPAPLASPALMVLASTAEAGRDASVPCQAPRPFGVPASVEKELHLPFPSASYTFTSMYQRQGPMSGTFPSRDFPASLLHLHPQFTPPNLDCSTLGMLNHSGVGAFRPFSSPQEERESGGYQSAFTPAKRLKSCFPEVEGKEFDFGSMGGVLKAGEDSGRKLFSMSGLLSDGDASLSPEERKEHSKVKGVYDAQAPMCPVCQTVLRPGELQEHMEQELAKVAHLQISGPAAQNDHLLRTPKSLSLSLHIKHEGGSPSSPPRPSEDTHSDRYQTFLRVRANRHTRLNVRIGKLKRRKPEDGQEGSVDLVPLEDEWNERRRIQMTSIVGGFKGAVLVSAAAKECRDSDADLDVDGDDTLEYGRAQYTETDVIPCTGESSKETLVNSIMPDSRVNLDFSKWSNDGSPSTSSGEKVDSSIVGLSKTCKNTEIETPSEDSTLTTLDTLKARIRDLERQLSKGDRFKCLICMDTYTTPLTSIQCWHVHCEECWLRTLGAKKLCPQCNTITSPGDLRRVYL
- the rnf220b gene encoding E3 ubiquitin-protein ligase RNF220 isoform X1 is translated as MDLHRPFKMDSPSYLPAPLASPALMVLASTAEAGRDASVPCQAPRPFGVPASVEKELHLPFPSASYTFTSMYQRQGPMSGTFPSRDFPASLLHLHPQFTPPNLDCSTLGMLNHSGVGAFRPFSSPQEERESGGYQSAFTPAKRLKSCFPEVEGKEFDFGSMGGVLKAGEDSGRKLFSMSGLLSDGDASLSPEERKEHSKVKGVYDAQAPMCPVCQTVLRPGELQEHMEQELAKVAHLQISGPAAQNDHLLRTPKSLSLSLHIKHEGGSPSSPPRPSEDTHSDRYQTFLRVRANRHTRLNVDDLCWCRCYVKSAPLRPHSAGAHLDCTQAVRIGKLKRRKPEDGQEGSVDLVPLEDEWNERRRIQMTSIVGGFKGAVLVSAAAKECRDSDADLDVDGDDTLEYGRAQYTETDVIPCTGESSKETLVNSSIMPDSRVNLDFSKWSNDGSPSTSSGEKVDSSIVGLSKTCKNTEIETPSEDSTLTTLDTLKARIRDLERQLSKGDRFKCLICMDTYTTPLTSIQCWHVHCEECWLRTLGAKKLCPQCNTITSPGDLRRVYL